From a region of the Pseudanabaena sp. ABRG5-3 genome:
- a CDS encoding bifunctional folylpolyglutamate synthase/dihydrofolate synthase, protein MSPKLINSSPEAYLDSFDKFGIHLGLERIQQLLDALGNPHQQIPVIHVAGTNGKGSVCAFLLSILQAAGYRVGRYTSPHLIDWRERITINGEWISDRDLLEALQQVESAINPEFPPTQFEVITAAMWWYFATQKVDIAILETGLGGRLDATNVCDRPLVSVITSIGLDHCQQLGNTLGAIASEKAGIIKPKCPVVIAENHAEAIAVLQAKVTECEAPITWVSAAKPTATGAIYQGFEYPLTLLGKHQLINSAVAIATIQSLQNQGWEISEAAMRQGLANTQWSGRLQWIEFNLDGKSHKILIDGAHNVAAAEYLRQFVDEAFPHRRKRWVIGILNTKDQAGILKALLAPDDLLFPVPVPSAATTSPQDLAQIVSSMIKVKPHPYASLNLGLAEAFEDQQNDVVILCGSLYLVGEFLSQIAST, encoded by the coding sequence ATGTCTCCAAAGCTAATTAATTCATCTCCCGAAGCATATCTTGACAGTTTTGATAAGTTTGGTATTCATCTCGGTTTAGAGAGAATTCAACAACTGCTAGATGCTTTAGGAAATCCCCATCAACAAATTCCCGTGATACATGTCGCAGGCACAAATGGAAAAGGTTCTGTTTGTGCCTTTTTGCTGTCAATTTTGCAGGCGGCAGGTTATCGCGTTGGGCGTTATACTTCACCGCACCTGATCGATTGGCGCGAAAGAATTACCATTAATGGCGAATGGATTAGCGATCGGGATCTGCTGGAGGCTTTGCAGCAGGTAGAATCTGCGATTAATCCTGAATTTCCGCCCACGCAGTTTGAAGTGATTACGGCGGCGATGTGGTGGTACTTTGCTACACAAAAAGTCGATATTGCAATCCTAGAGACAGGACTAGGCGGGAGATTAGATGCCACCAATGTCTGCGATCGCCCTTTGGTTTCTGTGATTACTTCCATCGGTCTCGATCATTGTCAGCAGTTGGGAAATACTTTAGGTGCGATCGCTTCCGAAAAAGCAGGAATTATTAAACCTAAATGTCCTGTGGTCATTGCCGAGAATCATGCTGAGGCGATCGCAGTTTTGCAAGCAAAGGTGACAGAATGTGAGGCTCCTATAACTTGGGTAAGTGCAGCTAAGCCTACAGCGACAGGAGCAATCTATCAAGGCTTTGAGTATCCTTTAACCTTATTGGGAAAGCATCAGTTAATTAACTCCGCAGTTGCGATCGCCACAATTCAATCCTTGCAAAATCAGGGTTGGGAGATTAGTGAGGCGGCGATGCGTCAAGGCTTGGCAAATACGCAATGGTCAGGGCGATTGCAATGGATCGAATTTAATCTTGATGGCAAGTCCCATAAAATCTTGATTGATGGAGCGCATAATGTGGCGGCGGCAGAATATCTACGGCAATTTGTCGATGAGGCTTTTCCGCATCGGCGTAAACGCTGGGTCATAGGTATTCTGAATACGAAGGATCAAGCGGGAATTCTCAAAGCACTTTTAGCTCCTGATGATTTACTTTTTCCTGTCCCTGTACCTAGTGCTGCGACTACTTCACCACAGGATTTAGCTCAAATTGTGTCTTCTATGATTAAGGTTAAACCGCATCCTTATGCAAGTTTGAATTTAGGACTAGCAGAAGCTTTTGAGGATCAACAAAATGATGTCGTTATTCTCTGTGGCTCTTTATATCTAGTTGGTGAATTCCTCAGCCAGATAGCAAGTACTTAG
- a CDS encoding DUF4058 family protein: protein MEKRTYWSDESGDDLLIGIPDVALLSRVDRNSETKQAIAVAEKTAMQPTRILLPIPEEITERYLEIREVKTGKVITAIEILSPKNKRTGEGREAYLRKRRRFLQTQTHLIEIDLLRSNPSFLQGQLPLSDYHILISRSHERPNADLYPFSIRDRIPDIPIPLRLGEPEPILDLQALLHQIYQRGRYDLAIDYSQAPQPPLSMEDEAWVRSLIEKS from the coding sequence ATTGAAAAACGTACCTATTGGAGCGATGAGTCAGGAGATGATCTGCTAATTGGGATTCCTGATGTTGCTTTGTTGAGTCGCGTCGATCGCAATAGCGAAACCAAGCAAGCGATCGCTGTAGCTGAAAAAACAGCAATGCAACCAACCCGTATCTTGCTGCCAATACCAGAGGAAATCACCGAAAGATACTTAGAAATCAGGGAAGTTAAAACAGGTAAAGTCATTACCGCGATCGAAATTTTGTCACCTAAAAATAAAAGAACAGGTGAAGGAAGAGAAGCATACCTACGCAAGCGGAGAAGATTTTTACAAACCCAAACCCATCTGATTGAAATTGACCTCTTGAGAAGCAATCCATCATTTCTGCAAGGACAACTTCCTTTATCTGACTATCACATTCTGATTAGCCGTAGCCATGAACGACCTAACGCTGACCTATATCCTTTTTCCATCCGCGATCGCATTCCCGACATCCCTATCCCATTACGATTAGGAGAACCCGAACCCATACTCGATTTACAAGCCCTACTCCATCAAATTTATCAGCGTGGACGCTATGACCTTGCTATAGATTACTCCCAAGCACCACAACCACCTTTAAGTATGGAAGATGAAGCTTGGGTAAGAAGTTTGATTGAGAAAAGCTAA